One part of the Parambassis ranga chromosome 8, fParRan2.1, whole genome shotgun sequence genome encodes these proteins:
- the qtrt1 gene encoding queuine tRNA-ribosyltransferase catalytic subunit 1, with translation MAASTECGSHTSTLENNMSIKKALSAASPLTLRIVAECPVTKARACDLILPHSAVSTPVFMPVGTQGTLKGITVDQLEGLGCQICLGNTYHLGMRPGPDLIDRANGLHGFMNWKRNLLTDSGGFQMVSLVELSEVTEEGVKFKSPYDGKEILLSPEKSISIQNSLGSDIMMQLDDVVSSTVTGPRVEEAMHRSIRWLDRCIAANKNPDKQNLFAIIQGGLNAELRKACLDEMTQRDVPGFAIGGLSGGEEKDDFWRMVTLSTDHLPRGKPRYLMGVGYAVDLVVCVALGCDMFDCVFPTRTARFGSALVPWGSLQVKHKQYAKDFQPIDPDCQCPTCKRHSRAYLHALFKNDTAAMHHITIHNIAYQLNLMRSVRQSIVEGRFPDFIRAFMKRMFPSRDQYPSWAVDALASVNVTLE, from the exons ATGGCTGCTTCCACAGAGTGTGGGTCTCATACGAGCACCTTAGAAAACAACATGTCCATAAAGAAAGCTCTGtctgcagcctctcctctcACTCTGCGAATTGTTGCTGAATGCCCGGTGACGAAGGCAAGAGCTTGTGATCTAATACTGCCTCACTCCGCCGTCAGTACCCCGGTTTTCATGCCTGTCGGTACTCAGGGGACTCTCAAGGGAATCACTGTGGATCAGCTGGAGGGTCTTGGATGTCAGATTTGCCTTGGAAACACATACCACCTCGGCATGAGGCCG GGGCCTGATTTAATTGATAGGGCCAATGGTTTACATGGGTTCATGAACTGGAAGAGAAATCTTTTAACT GACAGTGGAGGGTTTCAGATGGTGTCACTTGTTGAActgtcagaggtcacagaggaagGGGTCAAATTCAAGTCTCCATATGATGGCAAAGAGATCCTGCTGAGTCCTGAGAAGTCCATCAGCATACAGAACAGTCTGG GGTCAGACATCATGATGCAGCTGGATGATGTGGTGAGCAGTACCGTGACAGGTCCACGGGTGGAGGAGGCCATGCACAGATCCATTCGATGGCTGGACCGCTGCATAGCAGCCAATAAAAATCCAGACAAACAGAACCTTTTTGCTATCATCCAAGGAGGACTGAATGCAGAGCTGCGAAAGGCCTGTCTAGATG AAATGACTCAACGTGATGTTCCTGGTTTTGCCATCGGAGGCctgagtggaggagaggagaaggatgacTTCTGGCGGATGGTCACGCTGAGCACTGACCACCTGCCCCGAGGAAAGCCTCGCTACCTCATGGGTGTTGG GTATGCTGTGGATTTGGTGGTGTGCGTCGCTCTGGGCTGTGATATGTTTGACTGTGTCTTCCCAACCCGCACTGCG AGGTTTGGCTCTGCTTTGGTGCCTTGGGGATCTCTACAGGTCAAACATAAGCAGTATGCAAAAGACTTCCAGCCCATTGACCCAGACTGCCAGTGTCCTACCTGCAAAAG aCATAGTCGGGCTTACCTGCATGCTCTCTTTAAGAATGACACTGCAGCCATGCATCACATCACCATACACAACATTGCCTACCAG CTCAACCTGATGCGCTCTGTGAGACAGAGCATTGTGGAAGGCCGCTTCCCTGACTTCATACGGGCGTTCATGAAGCGAATGTTCCCCTCTCGTGACCAGTATCCCAGTTGGGCTGTGGATGCTTTAGCTTCTGTCAACGTGACGCTGGAATAG